Within the Clostridia bacterium genome, the region ATGTCCTAAAACATCTGCCACTACATAAATATCGCCAGTGGCTCTATATAATTCTGTTCCAAAGGTGCTTCTTAATTTGTGAGGAGTTATTTTTTTCAAAGGCGAAACAATACGAGCGTATTTTGTAACAAGATTTTCAACGGCCTTGGTAGATATTCTGCGATTTTGCATAGATAAAAACAAAGCCTTTTCTTCTTTAGGAACATCAGGATAGGTCAGACGCTCATCTAGATATCTTCTTAATGCGTTAGCAACCTCATCTGAAAAATATAATATAGTCGAATTGCCGCCTTTTCTTACCACAGTAAAGGCATTTGAATTAAAGTCAACATCTTCTATATTAAGTCCTACCAGCTCGCTTATACGAATACCAGTGCCCAAAAATAATGTCAAAATAGCATTATCTCTAACTTTAGTTTTAGAATGATAAAATTTTTGATGGTCGCTAAGACCAGCGCCTGTTTCGCTTTGATCTAAGATATCCGCAACTTCATTAACATCCAATCTAATAATTTCTTTTTCATGTATTTTAGGAAAATCAACTTTTGCCGCAGTGTTGGATTCTAGCTTGCCTTTATTGAAAAAATATTTAAACATTGTTCTGATGCTGGCAAGACGGCGTGCCCTTGAATATTCTTTATTGGTATGAGTTTTTCCGTT harbors:
- a CDS encoding tyrosine-type recombinase/integrase, coding for MGKNYYNERNYNNILKLQNLEKELPAFCSEFFLGIEPRTSVLTRLNYAYDLKVFLDYLSKNLLYKDVKSIDLEDLKKITQTDLEKYLAFLTFYKDENGKTHTNKEYSRARRLASIRTMFKYFFNKGKLESNTAAKVDFPKIHEKEIIRLDVNEVADILDQSETGAGLSDHQKFYHSKTKVRDNAILTLFLGTGIRISELVGLNIEDVDFNSNAFTVVRKGGNSTILYFSDEVANALRRYLDERLTYPDVPKEEKALFLSMQNRRISTKAVENLVTKYARIVSPLKKITPHKLRSTFGTELYRATGDIYVVADVLGHRDVNTTKKHYAALDVEIRKNAARKVKLRDDD